From a single Lolium rigidum isolate FL_2022 chromosome 7, APGP_CSIRO_Lrig_0.1, whole genome shotgun sequence genomic region:
- the LOC124673520 gene encoding peroxidase 2-like translates to MAPKLAVLAVLASLLGAVSCELTISLYAGYGFPTPNPNQPYKLPQASPPKNPNPNLKVGYYADKKCPQAEEIVKRAVEKATAGEKAGLIRLFFHDCFVEGCDASVLLAGSETERTAIPNLSLRGFNIIDAAKAALEEECKGVVSCADIVAFAGRDASCSLSDGKINYDVPAGRLDGKVSRANDTFLNLPPPFGGLKLITDMFAAKGLDQTDMLVLSGAHSIGRSACGSFANPFSNRLQADNSSTAMNRTLADQLNTTCTADSVNVPQDYKTPYALDHQYYKNVQEHNVLFTSDAVLLESPETKVLVDSFARDPFFLSDIIPIGRNPWYDAFAKAMVKMGNWEVKNSTVGEIRQFCGKVNDKTY, encoded by the exons ATGGCGCCCAAGCTTGCCGTTCTCGCCGTGCTCGCGTCTTTGCTCGGTGCCGTGTCCTGCGAATTGACAATCTCATTATACGCCGGCTACGGCTTTCCAACCCCGAATCCCAACCAGCCGTATAAGCTCCCACAGGCTTCTCCTCCcaagaaccctaaccctaacctcaaGGTCGGCTACTATGCCGACAAGAAATGCCCCCAGGCTGAGGAGATTGTGAAAAGGGCTGTGGAGAAAGCCACCGCAGGCGAAAAGGCCGGGCTCATCCGCCTCTTCTTCCATGATTGCTTTGTCGAG GGCTGCGATGCCTCCGTCCTGCTGGCCGGCTCAGAGACGGAGAGGACGGCCATCCCGAACCTGAGCCTGCGTGGGTTCAACATAATCGACGCGGCAAAGGCTGCCCTCGAGGAGGAATGCAAGGGCGTcgtctcctgcgccgacatcGTCGCCTTCGCCGGACGGGACGCCAGCTGCAGCCTAAGCGACGGCAAAATCAACTACGACGTGCCGGCTGGCCGCCTTGACGGGAAAGTATCACGCGCCAACGACACCTTCTTGAACCTGCCCCCACCCTTCGGCGGCCTCAAACTGATCACAGACATGTTCGCTGCAAAGGGGCTCGACCAAACCGACATGCTCGTGCTTTCCGGTGCGCACTCCATCGGCCGCTCTGCCTGCGGCTCCTTCGCCAACCCCTTCTCCAACCGTTTGCAGGCTGACAACTCCAGCACGGCGATGAACCGCACGCTCGCCGACCAACTGAACACGACATGCACTGCGGACAGCGTAAATGTGCCGCAGGATTACAAGACCCCCTACGCGTTGGACCACCAGTACTACAAGAACGTGCAGGAACACAATGTGCTCTTCACCTCCGATGCGGTACTGCTGGAGTCACCGGAGACCAAGGTCTTGGTGGATTCATTTGCCCGTGACCCTTTCTTTTTGTCGGATATTATTCCAATTGGCCGAAACCCCTGGTACGATGCATTCGCTAAAGCCATGGTGAAGATGGGAAACTGGGAGGTGAAGAACAGCACCGTGGGCGAGATCAGGCAATTCTGCGGGAAGGTCAATGACAAGACCTATTAA